In one Corallococcus sp. EGB genomic region, the following are encoded:
- a CDS encoding M23 family metallopeptidase, whose protein sequence is MSPESRTPRQFSRRSLLRAGSVAVGFAAVGSSGLLAGTAHAAETISNPFAGYAISDGWWDHVNRGSLGGIDYVMGVGTPLPACASGQLLIDWNNGTGGYTATIVMANGMRSQYLHLSGFNGGERFVQQGEIVGYSGGAAGAPGSGSSTGPHLHWHMVTAGGTRVNPLDYVGSGSGGTGGGLPLEDRRLGHLGAAGGWAHMLSNLVLPGNTTYGAFSPGPGQSPRAMANVDGVMVLVYAGSNGWTTMSSGLAMAPGAPLNVLRTPANPSPQIFTLEAGRLWHTFDANGWKKLPSSVTVSGNCTFSMTANGTDLHGLFNDDGRLFHVWADNSGWHKGDTGVDLQPGADLVAVIQPDGTLQGLSLEFSRVHHIFGANGKWNRIPTTASLPTGIPIAGRTAYGWPQLVANNNGSITHVWGTSSGWMCVPTGMTTNPGRRLSLVPDVASAPVVGLTL, encoded by the coding sequence ATGTCTCCCGAGTCCCGAACCCCTCGCCAATTCTCCCGGCGCTCACTTCTGCGAGCCGGCAGTGTCGCGGTTGGCTTTGCCGCCGTCGGTAGCTCCGGCCTGCTGGCTGGCACCGCCCACGCCGCCGAGACAATCAGCAACCCGTTCGCGGGTTACGCCATCTCAGATGGGTGGTGGGACCACGTCAACCGCGGCTCCCTGGGCGGAATCGACTACGTCATGGGTGTTGGCACGCCTCTACCAGCCTGCGCCTCGGGACAACTCCTCATCGACTGGAATAACGGCACAGGTGGCTACACTGCTACCATTGTCATGGCCAACGGCATGAGGAGCCAGTACCTCCACCTGTCTGGATTCAACGGCGGCGAACGCTTTGTCCAACAGGGCGAAATCGTCGGCTACTCCGGCGGTGCTGCCGGTGCACCCGGCTCCGGGTCTTCGACGGGCCCTCACCTGCACTGGCACATGGTGACGGCCGGCGGCACCCGGGTGAACCCGCTCGACTACGTTGGCTCCGGCAGCGGCGGCACCGGCGGTGGCCTGCCCCTGGAGGATAGACGCCTCGGTCATCTCGGCGCCGCAGGCGGCTGGGCCCACATGCTCAGCAACCTCGTCCTGCCTGGCAACACGACGTACGGCGCGTTCTCTCCGGGCCCTGGGCAGTCGCCGCGCGCCATGGCGAATGTCGACGGCGTCATGGTGCTTGTCTATGCCGGCAGCAACGGTTGGACGACCATGAGCAGCGGCCTGGCGATGGCCCCGGGAGCTCCGCTCAACGTGCTGCGGACCCCGGCCAATCCATCGCCCCAAATCTTTACCCTCGAGGCTGGACGACTCTGGCACACCTTCGACGCCAACGGCTGGAAGAAGCTCCCATCATCCGTGACGGTGTCGGGCAACTGCACCTTCTCGATGACGGCCAATGGGACGGACCTTCATGGCCTCTTCAACGACGACGGCCGCCTGTTTCATGTTTGGGCTGATAACTCCGGCTGGCACAAGGGCGACACCGGGGTGGACTTACAGCCCGGCGCAGACTTGGTCGCCGTCATTCAGCCGGACGGCACCCTACAGGGCCTGTCGCTGGAATTCAGCCGGGTGCACCATATTTTCGGGGCGAACGGGAAATGGAACCGCATCCCGACAACGGCCTCCCTGCCAACCGGTATTCCCATCGCCGGCCGCACCGCCTACGGCTGGCCACAGTTGGTCGCAAACAACAACGGCTCTATCACCCACGTCTGGGGCACCTCGTCGGGCTGGATGTGCGTACCGACGGGAATGACGACGAACCCGGGACGGCGGCTCAGCCTTGTCCCGGATGTCGCCTCGGCCCCGGTGGTCGGCCTGACTCTCTGA
- a CDS encoding AraC family transcriptional regulator — MPPVDPLGEALHFLRMTGTFYCRSEMSAPWGLALPVMEGSLMFHVVTSGQCWLEVDDGEPLLLQPGMFALLPHGKGHRLTSERGGATRRLEELPEELVSERYSILRHGGGGAPTTLICGAVRLDHPAARHLVSLLPAIIRIEPSDSPRMDWLQGTLRFMALEAKELRPGGETVITRLADVLVVQALREWMAQDAAAKTGWLGALQDREVGRALTLIHREPTRAWTVATLAAEVAMSRSAFSARFTRLVGEPPMHYLARWRMAVAHTSLKEERPGLAELAARMGYQSEAAFSRAFKRFMGISPGAVRRA, encoded by the coding sequence ATGCCGCCGGTCGATCCGCTCGGTGAAGCACTGCACTTCCTGCGAATGACCGGAACGTTCTATTGCCGGTCGGAGATGTCGGCGCCGTGGGGGCTGGCGCTCCCGGTGATGGAGGGGAGCCTGATGTTCCACGTCGTGACGTCCGGCCAGTGCTGGCTGGAGGTCGATGACGGCGAACCGCTGTTGCTCCAGCCAGGGATGTTCGCGCTCTTGCCGCACGGAAAGGGGCACCGGCTGACGAGCGAGCGGGGTGGAGCCACGCGGCGCCTGGAGGAGCTCCCGGAGGAGTTGGTCAGCGAGCGCTACTCCATCCTGCGTCACGGGGGAGGCGGCGCGCCCACGACGCTCATCTGCGGTGCCGTGCGGCTCGACCATCCGGCCGCGCGCCATCTCGTCTCGCTCCTGCCCGCCATCATCCGCATCGAGCCGTCGGACTCACCGCGAATGGACTGGCTCCAGGGCACGCTGCGCTTCATGGCCCTGGAGGCGAAGGAGCTGCGCCCGGGAGGAGAGACGGTCATCACCCGACTCGCGGACGTGCTGGTGGTGCAGGCCCTGCGCGAGTGGATGGCCCAGGACGCGGCGGCGAAGACGGGCTGGCTGGGGGCGCTCCAGGACCGCGAGGTGGGCCGGGCGCTCACGCTCATCCACCGCGAGCCGACGCGGGCCTGGACCGTGGCGACGCTCGCGGCCGAGGTCGCGATGTCGCGCTCGGCGTTCTCCGCGCGCTTCACGCGGTTGGTGGGCGAGCCGCCCATGCACTACCTGGCGCGCTGGCGCATGGCCGTGGCCCACACGAGCTTGAAGGAGGAGCGCCCGGGCCTCGCGGAGCTGGCGGCGCGCATGGGCTACCAGTCCGAGGCGGCCTTCAGTCGCGCCTTCAAGCGCTTCATGGGCATCTCACCTGGCGCGGTCCGCCGGGCGTGA
- a CDS encoding DUF1772 domain-containing protein: MLEATVNTLTWLAAAGSALLAGTFFAFSSFVMKGLSRLPPERGIEAMQAINVAALERGLMSVFFGTTGVCLLLAMATPWTWSTTRAGPRLAGALLLLVGGFVVTAAFNVPRNELLAALSPTSPEAASQWRSYVATWTAWNHVRTAACLAAALLLARATR, translated from the coding sequence ATGCTCGAAGCCACCGTGAACACGCTGACGTGGCTGGCCGCCGCGGGGAGCGCGCTGCTGGCGGGGACCTTCTTCGCCTTCTCGTCGTTCGTGATGAAGGGCCTCTCCCGGCTCCCACCCGAGCGCGGCATCGAGGCCATGCAGGCCATCAACGTCGCGGCGCTCGAGCGCGGCCTCATGAGCGTGTTCTTCGGCACGACGGGGGTCTGCCTCCTGCTCGCCATGGCCACCCCGTGGACCTGGAGCACGACGCGGGCGGGCCCACGCCTCGCCGGCGCCCTCCTGCTCCTCGTGGGTGGCTTCGTCGTGACGGCCGCGTTCAACGTCCCCCGGAACGAGCTCCTGGCGGCGCTGTCCCCCACCAGCCCCGAGGCCGCGAGCCAGTGGAGGAGCTACGTGGCCACCTGGACGGCGTGGAACCACGTCCGGACAGCGGCCTGTCTCGCGGCGGCGCTCCTGCTCGCGCGCGCCACGCGTTAG
- a CDS encoding LysR substrate-binding domain-containing protein: MAARELLEPHLAEFLARYPKLAVELVMDDGLSNIIAAGCDVGIRIGERLSEHVVAVPITPMLEMAVVATPAYFARHGRPSTPADLARHNCITYRQNSGGSLFAWEFTDASSKRDFTVETRGSLITNDDEGMLRAALHGLGLIQHIDFAVRRHLEEGRLERVLKPWCSPFPGFYLYVPSREMPLKVRALRDFLLEKRDDLKSSVNAPRRARSSQSRRR; the protein is encoded by the coding sequence ATGGCGGCGCGGGAGCTGCTCGAGCCGCACCTCGCCGAGTTCCTGGCGCGCTATCCCAAACTCGCAGTCGAGCTCGTGATGGACGATGGGCTCTCCAACATCATCGCCGCCGGTTGCGACGTGGGCATCCGAATCGGCGAGCGCCTCTCCGAGCATGTGGTGGCAGTACCCATCACGCCGATGTTGGAGATGGCGGTCGTCGCGACACCCGCGTACTTCGCGCGGCACGGACGACCGAGCACGCCAGCCGACCTGGCCCGGCACAACTGCATCACCTACCGCCAGAACAGCGGGGGCTCGCTCTTCGCATGGGAGTTCACGGACGCCAGCTCGAAGCGAGACTTCACGGTCGAGACGCGAGGCAGCCTCATCACCAACGACGATGAGGGAATGCTGCGCGCCGCCCTCCATGGGCTCGGCCTCATCCAACACATCGACTTTGCCGTAAGGCGACACCTCGAAGAGGGCAGGCTTGAGCGCGTACTCAAGCCGTGGTGCTCGCCATTTCCGGGGTTCTATCTCTACGTGCCGTCTCGAGAGATGCCCTTGAAGGTTCGTGCGCTCCGCGACTTCCTTCTCGAGAAGAGGGACGACCTGAAGTCTTCGGTCAACGCCCCGCGTCGTGCGAGGTCATCCCAAAGCCGACGTCGCTGA
- a CDS encoding LysR family transcriptional regulator, giving the protein MIGYDLLQMDDLPETAELIAFVRVVDTRSLSRAAKELRLPRSTVGRRLQRLEERLGIRLLKRTTRRQALTDAGAEFYQHARHSVEALERARATVQRPSGKVEGRVRISVPTGAPDSLGELFGQFSLRHPDVVLEVDSNNANVDLIHGGFDLALRSGPVASAPLNLVSRTLGTSTLVCVATPAYLARAGTPKRATDLRRHACLSPFVRGEAPSLSWPRLKGGSVRIHPRMTSNDMFVLLGAARASLGIALLPDFLAQAEVASGALARVLATQIGAQTLLSVVYHERELMPLAVRTLIDFIVETGLPTRQCGEAGVAHAKDPRRPKKS; this is encoded by the coding sequence ATGATTGGCTACGATTTGCTCCAAATGGACGACTTACCGGAAACAGCCGAGCTGATCGCCTTCGTGCGCGTGGTCGACACGCGCTCGCTCTCACGCGCCGCGAAAGAGCTGCGCCTGCCACGCTCGACCGTTGGACGGCGCTTGCAGCGGCTCGAAGAGCGCCTCGGCATACGCCTCCTCAAACGCACGACGCGAAGGCAGGCGCTCACCGACGCGGGCGCCGAGTTTTACCAGCACGCGCGCCACTCAGTCGAAGCACTCGAGCGTGCGCGCGCCACCGTGCAGCGCCCGAGTGGCAAGGTAGAGGGCCGGGTGCGCATCTCAGTTCCTACCGGAGCCCCCGACTCCCTGGGGGAGCTCTTCGGTCAATTCTCGTTGCGCCATCCTGATGTTGTATTGGAGGTGGACTCCAACAATGCGAACGTCGATTTGATTCACGGCGGATTTGACCTCGCGCTGCGCTCTGGTCCCGTTGCGTCGGCGCCGCTCAACCTGGTGTCACGCACGTTGGGTACGAGCACGCTGGTCTGCGTGGCGACGCCTGCGTATCTGGCAAGAGCAGGAACTCCCAAGCGCGCTACGGACCTGCGCAGGCACGCTTGCTTGAGTCCGTTCGTGCGCGGAGAAGCCCCCTCGCTGAGCTGGCCGCGCCTCAAGGGGGGTAGCGTCCGCATTCATCCGCGCATGACTTCCAACGACATGTTCGTGCTGCTCGGCGCTGCACGCGCCAGCCTTGGCATCGCGCTGCTCCCTGATTTCCTGGCGCAGGCAGAGGTTGCCTCCGGCGCGCTGGCGCGGGTTCTCGCGACGCAAATCGGCGCGCAGACGCTCCTCTCGGTTGTCTACCACGAGCGCGAGCTGATGCCGCTCGCCGTGCGCACGCTCATTGACTTCATCGTCGAAACGGGGCTCCCCACCCGCCAATGTGGAGAGGCAGGTGTCGCGCACGCGAAAGACCCGCGGCGCCCAAAAAAGAGTTGA
- a CDS encoding DUF4833 domain-containing protein — protein MTGISRLVALAVGAFAAWASAAEPVTRAPSAFFLSRSENRNQVHYAVRLDEACRPVGTSPVQVYWRMLERGESEVEPLLTVEQPVYGLEDSQAVEATADGWRVRIKLRAFPSRPIDITSTLVNGQCQVLAWTRVGRDVTQLEHVFVKTSWPFSVDFVRLDGVGPEGQPVHELVRG, from the coding sequence ATGACCGGAATCAGCCGACTCGTCGCCCTCGCCGTGGGCGCCTTCGCCGCGTGGGCCTCCGCCGCGGAGCCCGTCACCCGGGCCCCCTCCGCGTTCTTCCTGTCCCGCAGCGAGAACCGCAACCAGGTGCACTACGCGGTGAGGCTGGACGAGGCCTGCCGCCCGGTGGGGACGAGCCCCGTGCAGGTCTACTGGCGGATGCTGGAGCGCGGTGAGTCGGAGGTGGAGCCGCTCCTCACGGTCGAGCAGCCGGTGTACGGCCTCGAGGACTCGCAGGCCGTCGAGGCCACGGCGGACGGGTGGCGCGTGCGCATCAAGCTGCGTGCCTTTCCCTCGCGCCCCATCGACATCACCTCCACCCTGGTGAATGGACAATGCCAGGTGTTGGCCTGGACGCGGGTCGGCCGCGACGTCACCCAGTTGGAGCATGTCTTCGTGAAGACGTCCTGGCCCTTCTCCGTCGACTTCGTGCGGCTGGATGGCGTGGGTCCGGAGGGACAGCCCGTCCATGAGCTGGTGCGCGGTTGA
- a CDS encoding NAD(P)H-binding protein, translating to MGANGNTGKKVVEILRRQGQPVRALGRSPERLAPLAELGAEVLTGEAHDATFLTRAFRGADAVYTLLPMDRASTDYHREQQRKGEAIVKALRDSGVRHAVALSSLGADLSEGTGLLATLHAQEERLKTLRDTHVLLLRPVSFFENLHDVLGLIKHQGISGDSVEPDLAIPMIATRDIAEVAARAMVARDWTGHVARELLGPRDLSLREATRLLGASIGRPDLEYVRFPDADMVRALVQAGVSETFAHLYVAMTRAFNEGRVQPHHGRTPENSTPTRFEDFVGELARAYAAL from the coding sequence ATGGGAGCGAACGGAAACACGGGGAAGAAGGTCGTCGAAATCCTGCGCCGACAGGGGCAGCCGGTCCGCGCACTGGGACGCTCGCCGGAGCGCCTCGCGCCGCTGGCGGAGTTGGGCGCGGAGGTGCTCACGGGCGAGGCGCATGACGCAACCTTCCTGACACGGGCCTTCCGCGGGGCGGACGCGGTCTACACCCTGCTCCCCATGGACCGCGCGTCGACGGACTACCACCGCGAGCAGCAACGGAAGGGAGAGGCCATCGTCAAGGCGCTCCGGGACAGCGGCGTCCGGCACGCGGTGGCGCTCAGCAGCCTGGGCGCGGACCTGAGCGAGGGCACGGGCCTGCTCGCCACGCTGCATGCCCAGGAGGAGCGACTGAAGACCCTGCGAGACACGCACGTACTGCTGCTTCGCCCGGTGTCCTTCTTCGAGAACCTCCACGACGTGCTGGGGCTCATCAAGCACCAGGGCATCAGCGGCGACTCCGTCGAGCCGGACCTCGCGATTCCCATGATCGCCACGCGCGACATCGCGGAGGTCGCGGCCCGCGCGATGGTGGCGCGGGACTGGACGGGCCATGTGGCGCGAGAGTTGCTCGGCCCGCGGGACCTGAGCCTCCGCGAAGCCACCCGCCTGCTGGGCGCGAGCATCGGCCGTCCCGACCTCGAATACGTCCGGTTCCCCGACGCGGACATGGTGAGAGCCCTGGTCCAGGCGGGGGTATCGGAGACCTTCGCCCACCTGTATGTGGCGATGACGCGCGCCTTCAACGAGGGACGGGTCCAACCCCACCACGGCCGCACGCCAGAGAACTCCACGCCCACGCGCTTCGAGGACTTCGTCGGAGAGCTGGCCCGGGCCTACGCGGCCCTCTGA
- a CDS encoding DoxX family protein produces the protein MRTKLLYWIPTGLLAAMFLMSGTFNVTHQPNVMQILARLGYPSYLATILGVWKLLAAVTLVFGSRWPRLKEWAFAGLFFDLSGAIISHVASRDTIVSSLPAGVLLVLTGTTYAAQRRFGPAGSVL, from the coding sequence ATGAGAACGAAACTCCTGTACTGGATACCTACCGGCTTGCTGGCGGCGATGTTCCTGATGTCCGGCACCTTCAACGTCACTCACCAGCCCAACGTGATGCAGATCCTGGCGCGTCTGGGCTACCCCAGCTACCTGGCCACGATCCTTGGAGTTTGGAAGCTGCTCGCCGCAGTCACCTTGGTGTTCGGCTCGCGTTGGCCGCGCTTGAAGGAATGGGCGTTTGCAGGCCTATTCTTCGATCTCAGCGGTGCGATCATCTCTCACGTAGCCTCCCGTGACACCATCGTCAGTAGTCTGCCCGCTGGCGTACTGCTCGTGCTGACTGGCACTACCTACGCGGCGCAGCGACGGTTCGGCCCTGCCGGCTCGGTCTTGTGA
- a CDS encoding NAD-dependent epimerase/dehydratase family protein: MQVILGASGQIGRELAIQLKREFTSEIRLVSRRPHKVNDTDQLQSADLLDAGQTLRAVEGAEIAYLTAGLPMDTRRWVVEWPIIMRNVLDACAANGARLVFFDNTYMYPQTSDPQTEDTAFQPYGAKGKVRAAIASELLDSMERGRVQAMICRAPEFYGPGKTQSITNSTVIDNLRAGRTAKVFLRDDTLRSLIYSPDASRAMALLGNSPGAYGQTWHLPCDDDRLTYRQFIELAAEIFGVEGRYTLLKRWQLALAGVLSKQARDAAELLPRYEANNIFVSDKFKSRFPDFRVTTFQQGLSAIRDEARGNTST; encoded by the coding sequence ATGCAAGTGATACTAGGAGCCAGCGGGCAGATTGGTCGCGAGCTGGCGATCCAATTGAAGCGCGAGTTCACGAGCGAGATTCGTCTCGTGAGTCGCCGTCCGCACAAGGTCAATGACACAGATCAGTTGCAGAGCGCGGATCTGCTCGACGCAGGGCAAACGCTTCGCGCGGTGGAGGGCGCGGAGATCGCATACCTGACCGCGGGGCTTCCCATGGACACCAGGAGGTGGGTGGTCGAGTGGCCGATCATCATGCGCAACGTCCTGGATGCCTGCGCCGCGAATGGCGCCAGGCTGGTCTTCTTCGACAACACGTACATGTACCCGCAGACGAGCGATCCGCAGACCGAGGACACCGCCTTTCAGCCGTATGGCGCGAAGGGGAAGGTCCGAGCTGCAATCGCTAGCGAGCTGCTCGACTCGATGGAACGAGGCCGCGTTCAGGCCATGATCTGCCGCGCCCCTGAGTTCTACGGACCAGGCAAGACGCAGAGCATCACCAACTCGACCGTCATCGACAACCTGCGGGCCGGAAGAACGGCGAAGGTCTTCCTGAGAGACGACACGCTGCGAAGCCTGATCTACAGCCCGGATGCCAGTCGCGCGATGGCGCTGCTCGGGAACTCGCCCGGGGCGTACGGTCAAACCTGGCACCTTCCCTGCGACGACGACCGCCTCACCTATCGACAGTTCATCGAACTGGCCGCTGAAATCTTCGGCGTCGAGGGGCGCTACACGTTGCTCAAGCGCTGGCAGCTCGCGCTGGCGGGCGTGTTGAGCAAGCAGGCGCGAGATGCCGCCGAGCTGCTGCCTCGTTACGAAGCGAACAACATCTTCGTCTCGGACAAGTTCAAGTCACGCTTCCCCGATTTTCGGGTCACGACCTTCCAGCAGGGGCTGAGCGCGATTCGGGACGAAGCACGCGGGAACACCTCGACATGA
- a CDS encoding helix-turn-helix transcriptional regulator encodes MPYLLNLRLGLVAQRLRDGEDSIGEIAHAAGFVSQSGLNRAFHRHFGQTPSAFRKARAPVKTSAP; translated from the coding sequence ATGCCGTACCTCCTGAACCTCCGGCTGGGCCTGGTCGCGCAGCGCCTGCGCGACGGAGAGGACTCCATTGGCGAAATCGCCCATGCGGCGGGGTTCGTGAGTCAGTCCGGACTGAACCGCGCGTTCCATCGGCACTTCGGCCAGACCCCCTCGGCCTTCCGCAAGGCCAGGGCGCCCGTGAAGACATCCGCTCCGTGA
- a CDS encoding dihydrofolate reductase family protein, which produces MGLLTFGLNVTLDGCIDHTQGIVDDELHDYWTQLMEQSGAMLFGRNTYELMEGAWPAVARDEKAPRAMREWAQKLEAKAKYVVSGSRSDFPWRNTIKVEGDLREAISALKAKTERGVLVGAPKLAAALEELGLIDEYRLVVHPIISGRGPTLFHGLSSARQLELLSARQFKSGVQALHFRRKAG; this is translated from the coding sequence ATGGGCCTTCTCACCTTCGGTCTCAACGTGACTTTGGACGGGTGCATCGATCACACCCAGGGGATCGTGGACGACGAGCTGCACGACTATTGGACGCAGCTCATGGAGCAGAGCGGGGCGATGCTCTTCGGGCGCAACACCTACGAGCTGATGGAGGGAGCCTGGCCCGCGGTGGCACGCGACGAAAAGGCGCCGCGCGCGATGCGCGAGTGGGCACAGAAGCTCGAGGCGAAGGCGAAGTACGTCGTGTCGGGCTCGCGGAGCGACTTTCCATGGCGGAACACGATCAAGGTGGAGGGCGACCTTCGCGAGGCGATCTCAGCGCTGAAAGCGAAGACCGAGCGGGGTGTCCTCGTCGGAGCGCCCAAGCTCGCGGCTGCGCTCGAGGAGTTGGGGCTCATTGACGAGTACCGCCTCGTCGTTCATCCCATCATCAGTGGCCGCGGGCCGACGTTGTTCCATGGCCTGTCGAGTGCGCGGCAGCTCGAGCTCCTCTCGGCGCGGCAGTTCAAATCCGGCGTGCAGGCGCTCCACTTCCGTCGCAAAGCGGGCTGA
- a CDS encoding IS3 family transposase: MWRGRCRARERPAAPKKELNASAATGAGDIKKWGGHLREGDEVKFAFIDAKKALFPVATLCRHLGISRSGYCAWVKRHEQSERTKSDPALCVEVRAVHQESRGTHGAPHIHAELKARDRRVARKHMARLMLQAGLRARARRRSVRTTDSAHRPPWLRLQRRATSSQASPSEPGSATSLSHRVNLPGAGPTPS, from the coding sequence ATGTGGAGAGGCAGGTGTCGCGCACGCGAAAGACCCGCGGCGCCCAAAAAAGAGTTGAACGCGTCGGCTGCGACTGGAGCGGGAGATATCAAGAAATGGGGTGGCCATCTTCGCGAAGGAGATGAAGTGAAGTTCGCCTTCATCGACGCGAAGAAGGCTCTCTTTCCAGTCGCCACGCTCTGCCGTCACCTGGGCATCTCGCGCAGTGGCTACTGCGCCTGGGTAAAGCGTCATGAGCAATCCGAACGCACGAAGAGCGACCCTGCCCTCTGCGTCGAGGTGCGGGCCGTGCACCAGGAGAGCCGGGGCACGCACGGTGCACCGCATATTCATGCGGAGCTCAAGGCGCGCGACCGGCGGGTGGCACGCAAGCACATGGCTCGGCTGATGCTCCAGGCTGGCTTGCGCGCTCGTGCCCGGCGTCGCTCCGTGCGGACCACCGACTCCGCGCACCGCCCCCCGTGGCTCCGACTGCAGCGGAGAGCAACTTCCAGCCAGGCCAGCCCGAGCGAGCCTGGGTCGGCGACATCATTGTCGCACCGGGTGAACCTGCCGGGTGCTGGGCCCACGCCATCATGA